A portion of the Oncorhynchus gorbuscha isolate QuinsamMale2020 ecotype Even-year linkage group LG19, OgorEven_v1.0, whole genome shotgun sequence genome contains these proteins:
- the LOC124005731 gene encoding glutamate-rich WD repeat-containing protein 1-like, translating into MSAPRKDMLPNEDGEMEEMEGGGSDEDEMEEEGKDGEQETQVYVPGKQPLQPGEELEMDRSAYRMYHECQTGAPCLSFDVLRDANGDGREQYPLSMLLCAGTQADAALSNRLLLIRMHNLHGTTEKVKEGDESSDGESDEEDDDEDKKPQMELAMMPHYGGINRVRVTHHGDQSLAAVWSEKGQVEIFDLRSQMEAVYSSAAMSTFVKQQKEATPLFSFSGHMAEGFAIDWSPKVPGRLVSGDCKKNIHVWEPQEGGTSWQIDQRPFSSHTKSVEDLQWSPTEATVFASCSVDQSIRVWDTRAPPNSMLCAKEAHSSDVNVISWNRTEPFLLSGGDDGLLKVWDLRQFQSGRPVANFKQHSAPVTSVEWNPVDSSVFAASGADDVVSQWDLSVESCDVGARGEGVKDLPPQLLFLHQGQTEVKEIHWHPQIPGVMVSTALSGFNVFRTISV; encoded by the exons ATGTCGGCGCCCAGAAAAGACATGCTTCCGAAcgaagatggagagatggaggaaatgGAAGGGGGTGGCAGCGACGAAGACGAAATGGAAGAAGAGGGAAAGGATGGAGAACAGGAAACTCAAGTTTATGTCCCCGGAAAACAGCCTCTCCAACCCGGAGAGGAGCTCGAGATGGACCGGTCAGCTTACCGCATGTACCACGAGTGTCAGACAG GTGCTCCTTGCCTGAGCTTCGACGTGTTGAGAGATGCGAATGGAGACGGCAGGGAACAGTATCCCCTCTCTATGTTGCTCTGTGCAGGCACACAGGCTGACGCTGCCCTCAGCAACag ACTGCTTCTCATTCGCATGCACAACCTCCACGGTACTACAGAGAAAGTGAAGGAGGGGGACGAGAGcagtgatggagagagtgatgaagaggatgatgatgaagatAAGAAGCCACAGATGGAGTTGGCCATGATGCCTCACTACGGAGGGATCAACAGAGTCCGA GTGACCCATCATGGAGATCAGTCATTGGCTGCTGTCTGGTCAGAGAAAGGTCAGGTAGAGATATTTGACCTCCGATCCCAGATGGAAGCCGTCTACAGTTCAGCTGCCATGTCAACCTTCGTCAAACAACAGAAGGAAGCCACGCCCCTCTTCAGTTTCTCGGGTCACATGGCTGAGGGCTTTGCCATTGATTGGTCGCCCAAAGTACCTG GTCGGCTGGTCAGTGGCGACTGCAAAAAGAACATCCACGTGTGGGAACCACAGGAGGGAGGGACTTCCTGGCAGATCGACCAACGGCCTTTCAGTTCTCACACCAAGTCCGTGGAGGACCTACAGTGGTCACCCACAGAAGCCACG GTTTTTGCGTCCTGCTCTGTGGATCAGTCCATCCGGGTCTGGGACACCAGAGCCCCGCCCAACTCCATGCTCTGTGCCAAGGAGGCACACTCCTCAGACGTCAACGTCATCAGTTGGAACAGGACTGAACCATTCCTCTTGTCTGGCGGGGACGACGGACTTCTGAAAGTTTGGGACTTGAGGCAGTTCCAg TCGGGCCGACCGGTGGCTAACTTCAAGCAGCACAGCGCGCCAGTGACATCAGTAGAATGGAACCCTGTGGACTCCAGCGTGTTCGCCGCCTCTGGAGCGGACGACGTGGTCAGCCAATGGGACCTATCGGTCGAGTCATGTGATGTGGGTgcgaggggggagggggtgaaggACCTGCCCCCCCAGCTGCTGTTCCTGCACCAGGGTCAGACAGAGGTCAAGGAAATCCATTGGCACCCGCAGATACCCGGGGTGATGGTCTCTACTGCTCTGTCAGGCTTCAATGTGTTCAGGACCATCTCTgtatag
- the LOC124006123 gene encoding uncharacterized protein LOC124006123 isoform X2, which yields MPLHKTSHKAPRLDPTMISAPLGDFRHTMHIGRGGDAFGDTSFLATVGPSSDPGSPGATATNDSMAPVDSETPLNHTDDVTDGFGSTLNSELQHSESVSSFTLDMDFDLGPSIMGDVLGVMDGLGLDSDWTRTRANEEDIFSPSKNLVVEVENFKIVAEDQSVSIRNELNEKKLLEIEGDEVGDGRIIEGTGGIKTKGQRPKVRFSDKREEIIRQASEEEGQGLDVEEECVSPTEEDRESGNNIISVSIAGIEVQPTNHTADSPSSPASSHSSEYEGVTPLDRRRVDNCHSETDSEEEEGGDNGRGYTFEDEFDDEIGL from the coding sequence ATGCCACTTCACAAGACGTCCCACAAGGCGCCTCGCCTGGACCCCACCATGATCTCCGCTCCGCTGGGGGACTTCCGCCACACCATGCACatcgggaggggaggagatgctTTTGGTGACACCTCCTTCCTGGCTACTGTTGGCCCCAGCTCTGACCCTGGGTCTCCGGGTGCCACGGCAACAAACGACTCAATGGCGCCCGTTGATTCCGAGACGCCACTTAACCACACTGATGATGTCACAGATGGCTTTGGAAGCACACTGAACAGTGAGCTTCAGCATTCCGAGTCGGTGTCCTCTTTCACACTCGATATGGATTTCGACCTGGGCCCATCCATCATGGGTGACGTGCTGGGGGTGATGGATGGACTGGGGCTGGACTCAGACTGGACTAGGACTCGCGCTAATGAGGAAGACATCTTCAGTCCAAGCAAAAATCTTGTCGTTGAAGTGGAGAATTTTAAAATCGTGGCGGAGGATCAGTCTGTCAGCATAAGGAACGAGCTGAATGAGAAGAAGCTTTTAGAGATcgagggagatgaggtgggagaTGGAAGGATAATAGAGGGGACTGGAGGGATCAAGACCAAAGGCCAGAGGCCGAAGGTGAGATTCAGCGACAAACGAGAGGAGATCATTCGCCAAGCGTCAGAGGAGGAAGGTCAGGGGTTAGATGTTGAGGAAGAGTGTGTGAGTCCCACCGAGGAAGATCGAGAGAGCGGGAACAACATCATCAGCGTGTCAATCGCGGGAATAGAGGTACAGCCCACCAATCACACGGCTGATTCACCTTCCAGTCCCGCCTCCTCACACAGCTCAGAGTATGAGGGTGTCACCCCTTTGGACAGGAGGAGGGTTGACAACTGTCACTCAGAGACTGATtccgaggaagaggaagggggagacaatGGACGGGGCTACACATTTGAAGATGAGTTTGATGATGAAATCGGCCTATAA
- the LOC124006123 gene encoding uncharacterized protein LOC124006123 isoform X1, translating into MKRGIVRREEAKHERNQTVMPLHKTSHKAPRLDPTMISAPLGDFRHTMHIGRGGDAFGDTSFLATVGPSSDPGSPGATATNDSMAPVDSETPLNHTDDVTDGFGSTLNSELQHSESVSSFTLDMDFDLGPSIMGDVLGVMDGLGLDSDWTRTRANEEDIFSPSKNLVVEVENFKIVAEDQSVSIRNELNEKKLLEIEGDEVGDGRIIEGTGGIKTKGQRPKVRFSDKREEIIRQASEEEGQGLDVEEECVSPTEEDRESGNNIISVSIAGIEVQPTNHTADSPSSPASSHSSEYEGVTPLDRRRVDNCHSETDSEEEEGGDNGRGYTFEDEFDDEIGL; encoded by the exons ATGAAAAGAGGGATAGTGAGGCGGGAGGAAGCGAAACACGAGCGTAATCAAA ctgtcATGCCACTTCACAAGACGTCCCACAAGGCGCCTCGCCTGGACCCCACCATGATCTCCGCTCCGCTGGGGGACTTCCGCCACACCATGCACatcgggaggggaggagatgctTTTGGTGACACCTCCTTCCTGGCTACTGTTGGCCCCAGCTCTGACCCTGGGTCTCCGGGTGCCACGGCAACAAACGACTCAATGGCGCCCGTTGATTCCGAGACGCCACTTAACCACACTGATGATGTCACAGATGGCTTTGGAAGCACACTGAACAGTGAGCTTCAGCATTCCGAGTCGGTGTCCTCTTTCACACTCGATATGGATTTCGACCTGGGCCCATCCATCATGGGTGACGTGCTGGGGGTGATGGATGGACTGGGGCTGGACTCAGACTGGACTAGGACTCGCGCTAATGAGGAAGACATCTTCAGTCCAAGCAAAAATCTTGTCGTTGAAGTGGAGAATTTTAAAATCGTGGCGGAGGATCAGTCTGTCAGCATAAGGAACGAGCTGAATGAGAAGAAGCTTTTAGAGATcgagggagatgaggtgggagaTGGAAGGATAATAGAGGGGACTGGAGGGATCAAGACCAAAGGCCAGAGGCCGAAGGTGAGATTCAGCGACAAACGAGAGGAGATCATTCGCCAAGCGTCAGAGGAGGAAGGTCAGGGGTTAGATGTTGAGGAAGAGTGTGTGAGTCCCACCGAGGAAGATCGAGAGAGCGGGAACAACATCATCAGCGTGTCAATCGCGGGAATAGAGGTACAGCCCACCAATCACACGGCTGATTCACCTTCCAGTCCCGCCTCCTCACACAGCTCAGAGTATGAGGGTGTCACCCCTTTGGACAGGAGGAGGGTTGACAACTGTCACTCAGAGACTGATtccgaggaagaggaagggggagacaatGGACGGGGCTACACATTTGAAGATGAGTTTGATGATGAAATCGGCCTATAA